The window GGCGGACCTGGCCGCGGGGCTGGCGCGGCGCGAGCCCGAGGCGTGGCGTTACGCGGGGCTGCTCGCGCTCGCTTCCGTGCCCGCCGCGGTCGTGGGGCTGGGCTTCGAGGACGCGCTGGAGCGCGCCTTCGACGCGCCCGCCATCACCGGCGCGATGCTCCTCGTGACCGGCGCCGTGCTCTGGTCCACGGCCGCCAGGTCCGGCGGCGATTCGCCCATCGACGCTAGCCGCGCTCTGGCCATGGGCGTGGCGCAGGCGTTCGCCATCCTGCCGGGGATCTCCCGATCCGGAACGACCATCGCCGCAGGCCTCTGGGGTCGCGTCGACGCGGAGCGCGCGGCGGAGTTCTCGTTCCTCATGTCCATGCCCGCCGTGGCCGGGGCCGCGCTGCTGAAGACGCCGGAGATCGGCCGTTCGGTCGGCGGCGCGCAGGGCCTGGCGCTCGGGGCCGGCTTCGTCGTGGCGCTCGTGTCGGGGGTGGTCGCCATCCGCTCTCTCCTCTGGCTCGTGCGGCGCCGCGCTTTTCACACGTTCGCCTACTACGTGTGGCCGGCGGGCCTGCTGTTCCTGCTGGCGCTATGGGTTCGCGGATAGCCGCCGACGGGCGCTGGGAGGGCCGCACGGGGGCCGAGTGGCGCCGCGTGCTCGGCGCGCCCGCGGTGCGCGCGCGCGGCGTCGTGGGTTCGACCAACGACGAGGCGCGCGCGTGGGCGGGCCAGGGGGCACCCGCCGGGGCGCTCGTCATCGCCGACGCGCAGACCGACGGGCGCGGCCGGTCCGGGGACAAGTGGTGGTCGCCGCCGGGGCTCTCGCTCTACCTTTCGGCGGTGCTGCGGCCGGCGCGGGTACCCGGAGCGGGAGCGGCGGTCGGCGTGGTCTCCTTGCGCGTCGGCCTCGCGCTCGCCGCGGCGCTCGAGGACGCGTTCTCTCTGGACACCCGCATCAAGTGGCCCAACGATCTGCTGGGTCCCGGTGGAGGCAAGCTCGCGGGCGTTTTGTGCGAGGCCGCATTCAAGGCGGACCAACTGGAGTACGTGATCGCCGGAGTCGGCGTGAACGTCGGGCACGACGTAGCCTCTCTGCCCGAGGAGATCAGGGAGACGGCCACGTCGGTCGCCCACGAGACGGGCGGCGCGGCGTTGCGTCCAGCGCTGCTCACGGCGCTGGCGCCGAGGCTGGCCGGACTGGCGACCGCGCCGCTCGAGCCGCTTTCTCCCGAAGAATTGCTCGCGCTCGACGCGCGCGACGCGCTCAAGGGTCGCGCGGTACGGGTGGATGGCGGACCAGAGCTGGTCGCTCTGGGCATGGATCGCGGCGGCGCGCTGCGGGTCGCGCACCCGTCGGGGGCCATCACCCTCGTCCAGGCCGGCAGGGTCCGGCCGGTGCAGACACGCGTCGGCGGCGGCGCGCACACCCGGAGGCTGGAATGATCCTGGCGATCGACGTGGGCAATACGGACATCGCGTGCGGCCTGTACGCTGGCTCGGAGCGAAGAGACGCGTGGCGCCTGGCGACGGGCGCCCTGCGCAGCGCCGACGAGATGGCTCTGCTGATCTCGACCATGCTCCAGCACCGGGGGTTCGAGCCGAGCGCCATCCACGCGGCCTCGATCGGGTCCGTGGTGCCTCGCGTGACGGGTCCCCTTGGTGAGGCCTGCACGGTCCTGTTTCAGGTGGAGCCGCTGGTCGTGGACGCGACCACTCCGCTGCCCATCACGTTGGATGTGGACGAGCCGTTGACGGTGGGTGCCGACCGCATCGTCAACACGCTCGCGGTCGCCCAGCGCTTCGGCGAGGACACGATCGTCGTCGACCTCGGCACCGCCACGACCTACGACTGCATCACCCGCGCTGGCGTGTTCATCGGCGGCGTGATCGCGCCCGGGGTGCAGACCAGCGCGGACGCGCTGGGGAAGAGCGCGGCCAAGCTGCCCAGGTTCGAGCCCGTGCGTCCGGAGCGGGTCATCGGGCGCCGCACCGAATCGTGCCTGGCCAGCGGCCTGTTCTGGGGAGCCGTCGATGCCATCGACGGAATCGTGGTCCGGATCCGCGAGGAGTGGGGCCGGGAGGAAGTTCTGACCATCGCGACCGGCGGACTCGCCACCGCCATCGCTCCCGCGTGTCGCACGGTGTCCCGCGTCGAGCCGTGGCTCACGCTCGAAGGGTTGGCGCTCGCCTACGAACACGCGCGCGGGAAGGCCCGGTAGGGCAGTTTGGCAGCATCCGGGCGAGCCTCCGTCGTCCGGACACGTTCCAAGGGGCCACAATCTGCCACCCTGACAGGTGTTTCGGGCACGGCGTATGCTTCGGCGTAACATCGGCGGGGCGCTTGACATAGGTCGAGTGCCCTCTACATTGCCGATGCGTTGTTAGCAGTCGCGACCGGTGAGTGCTAACGGCCGTTCGGCCAAGTCGGATGTGTCACCTTTTCAACCAGGCATAGGGAGGACCAGGGACATGGCGACAGTCAGCGCCACGAAGATCACCCCGCTCGCGGATAGGGTGGTCGTCAAGCCCCTCGAGGAGACCGAGGAGATGCGCGGTGGGCTCTACATTCCAGACACCGCCAAGGAGAAGCCACAGCAGGGCGAGGTGGTCGCGGTTGGACCCGGCAAGGTGAACGACAAGGGCGATCGCACGCCCATGGAGGTCAAGCCCGGCGATCGCATCCTCTACGGCAAGTACAGCGGGACCGAGATCACGATCGATGGAGACCAGGTACTGATCCTTCGCGAATCGGACGTGCTCGCCATCGTCGGATAGTACCGCGCCGACGCAGGACCCTGCGAGATTCATTTCAGATAGGAGGAACGCAGCCATGGCTGCAAAGGAACTCGAGTTCAACGTCGACGCGCGCTCGCGCCTCAAGAAGGGCGTGGACAAGCTCGCGAAGGCGGTGAAGGTGACGCTCGGTCCCAAGGGCCGCAACGTCGTTCTGGACAGGAAGTTCGGCTCTCCCACGGTGACCAAGGACGGCGTCACGGTGGCCAAGGAGGTCGAGCTGGAGGACGCGGTCGAGAACATGGGCGCGCAGATGGTCAAGGAGGTCGCGACCAAGACCTCCGACAACGCCGGCGACGGCACCACGACCGCCACCGTGCTGGCGCAGGCGATCTTCACCGAGGGCCTCAAGAACGTGACCGCGGGTGCCAATCCCATGGCGATCAAGCGCGGCATCGACAAGGCCGTCGAGAAGGTGGTCGAGGAGCTGCACGGGGTTTCGACCGAGACCAAGGGCAAGAAGGAGATCGCCCAGGTCGGCGCCATCTCCGCGAACAACGACATGGAGATCGGCGATCTGATTTCCGACGCCATGGAGAAGGTCGGCAAGGACGGCGTGATCACGGTCGAGGAGGCGCGCGGCCTGGAGACCACGCTCGAGACGGTCGAGGGCATGCAGTTCGACCGCGGCTACCTCTCGCCCTACTTCATCACCGATCCGGAGCGCATGGAAGTGGTGCTCGAAGATCCCATGATCCTGGTGCACGACAAGAAGATCGGCGCCATGAAGGATCTCCTCCCGGTGTTGGAGAAGGTCGCCCAGATGGGCAAGCCGCTCCTGATCATCGCCGAGGATGTCGAGGGCGAGGCGCTCGCCACTCTGGTGGTGAACAAGCTGCGCGGCACGCTCAAGGTGTGCGCCGTCAAGGCTCCTGGCTTCGGCGATCGCAGGAAGGCCATGCTTCAGGACATTTCCGTCCTGACCGGCGGCCAGGTCATCAGCGAGGACGTGGGCTTCAAGCTGGAGAACACGGTCCTGGACGACCTGGGGGGCGCCAAGCGAGTGGTGATCGACAAGGACAACACCACCATCATCGACGGCGCTGGTGACAGCGAGGAGATCAAGGGGCGGATCGAGGAGATCCGCGTCGCGATCGACAAGTCGACGTCCGATTACGACCAGGAGAAGCTCCAGGAGCGGCTTGCGAAGCTCTCCGGGGGCGTGGCCGTGATCAACGTGGGCGCCGCGACCGAAACCGAGATGAAGGAGAAGAAGGCTCGGGTCGAGGACGCGTTGCACGCCACGCGCGCCGCGGTGGAAGAGGGCATCGTTGCCGGTGGCGGCGTGGCACTGCTGCGCGCCCAGGGGCAACTCGAGAATTTCAAGCTCGATACGGAGGACGAGCAGATCGGCGTCGTGATCCTGCGCCGGGCGCTCGAGTCGCCGATCCGGCAGATCGCCGCGAACGCGGGCGCCGAAGGTTCGATCGTCGTGGAGCGGGTGCGCGCGAGCAAGGACGCCAACTACGGCTACAACGCGCAGACCGACGTGTACGAGGACCTGGTCGAGGCGGGGGTGATCGACCCGACGAAGGTGACCCGGACCGCGTTGCAGAACGCCGCTTCCATAGCGGGTCTGCTGCTCACGACCGAAGCCGTCGTGGTCGAGAAGCCCGAGGCCGAGACGGCCCCCGCAGCCGGCGGCATGCCCGGCGGCATGGGCGGGATGTACTAGGAGGGTTCAGGCTTCACGCCGGGAGGAAAAGCGGGGGTCGGCCCAAAGGCCGGCCCCCGTTTTCAGTATCTAGCCGCGCACGTCCCGGAGGTCGTCGCGCAGGTCCCGGCCGACCCGGCTCGCGGCGGCGTCGACCATGCCGTCCACGGCTCGCTCCAGGTCCTCCACCGTGACGTAATGCAGCGTAGCGGCCGTTACGACTCCGCCGAGGTCGGCGTGGACGCGGGGGGTGAGCCGGTCCCAGGCGTGCACGCTGCGCCGCCAGAGCTCGATTCCGTCCGCATCGAAGAGGTATACGTCGGCCTCCAGAAAGGCGCTGGCAGATGCGTCATCCGCGCGGATGCCGTACCGGCGGACGTCCAGCTCCAGGAGAAAATCCGCCCCAGCCGCCCCGGTGGTGGGCCTCGTACCGAGGGAGCGACCGACCCGGGCTCCCAGGCGCTCTGAAAGTCGACTCGCGATGTCGAATTCCGACGCGGCCTGGCGGAGCCGCGTCGCGGCCCGCCGGGCCTCCACCTCGCGCGCGACACCTCCGCCAGTCTCGAGAATCACGTCGAGCAGCTCGTCATCCGAGTCGTGCTTTACGCCGGTAGTGCGCACCACGGCAGACGCGGGCGCGTACGCCTCAACGGCAAGGGTTCCGCCGGCGAAATCACGCTCATCGAGCCTGTGACCGCCTCCGCAGGCGACCAGCAGGAACGGCAGCATGCCTGCGAGCGCGCGCGTAGGCACGCGAGTATCGAGTATCGGAAGCCTGTATCGCATGGGATCCCTCCCCCCTTATGTCCCACGAACGTGGCCGGGTCGCCCGTCGTGGACGCCCCGTGAGGAGAGGGTATTGGTGCGTGTACTACAGCGCGCCCGCCGCGCGGGTTCCGGCTCAGCCCGCGGCAGACTCCAACCACGCGTCGATGTGCCGCTCGAGAACGCTCAAGGGCACGGCGCCGTTCTCCAGCACCCGGTCGTGGAAGACACGGATGTCGAAGTCGTCGCCCAGGCGGTCCTCCGCGCGCCGGCGCAGCTCTTCGATCTTCAGCTTGCCGACCATGTAGCCCAGGGCCTGGCCCGGCCAGACTATGTAGCGGTCGATCTCCACGGCGATGTCGTGCTCCGCCTTGCCGCTGTTCTCGGCGAAGAAGTCGATGGCCTGCTGGCGCGTCCAGCCGAACGAGTGCATGCCGGTGTCCACCACCAGGCGTACGGCGCGCCACATCTGGTAGCTGAGCTGGCCGTAGCGCGAGTAGGGGTCCTGGTAGAAGCCCATGTCGTAGCCGAGGGTCTCGGCGTACAGCCCCCACCCCTCCACGAAAGCGTTGTAGGGGACGTGCCGGCGGAATTCGGGCATGTCGGACAACTCCTGCGCGATGGAGATCTGCAGGTGGTGGCCGGGCACCGCCTCGTGCAGCGACAGCGCCTCCATCTCCCATTTGGGCCGCGCCGGCAGGTTGTAAGTGTTGGCGTAGAACCACGCCGGGCGCCCCGAGGCGTGGGCGCCGCTGTTGTAGTAGGCGGTCGTGCTCGTCGGCGCCGAGAAGTCCGGAATCGCCTTCACGCCATAGGGCATGCGGGGCAGGATTCCGAACAGCGGGACCAGCTCCGGATCGGCCCGCTTGGAGATGTCCCGATAGCCTGCCAGCAGCTCCTCCGCGGTTTGGTAGTAGAAGCGGGGATCGGTCTGCAGGAAGTGGGTGAAGTCCTGGAACGTCCCTTCGAAGCCGCTGTCCTCGATCACCTCTTCCATCGCGGCGCGGATGCGCGCGACCTCGGCCAGGCCCAGCTCGTGGATCTGGCGCGGCGTCATGTCCGTCGTCGTGAAAGTGCGCACCTTCTGCGCATACCATCCGGGACCACCCGGCACGTCGCTGAGGCCGATGGTCTCACGCGTCGCCGGGCCGTAGTCATCGCGCAGGAAAGCCTCCAGCTCCGTGAACGCCGGGCGCAGGTGCTCCCGGTACGCCGACTCCGCCGCCGCCAGGAGGCGTCGGCGGTCGGTCTCGTCGATCGACTCGGGGATCTCCGTGAAGGCCACCATCAGCGGGCTGGATAGCGCCTCGTCCGGCGCCAGGTCGGTAACCTGCTGCGGCACCGCCGTGAAGGCGACCGCCGGGAGCGCTACTCCCGCGCGGAGATCCGTGCGTAGAGACTCCATCGCGCCGTGGATGGTGGCCCCGACGCCGCGCACGCGCGCGACGATCGCTTCGTAGTCGGCCACGGTTCGGCGCGGCATGGAGCGGAGCGTTCGCGACACGGAGTGGTGCACCCCGTCCATCTGGGTGATGGACGTGTATCCATAGCTCGAGAGCACCGACACGCGCTCGGTCAACGGCGCCGCGAGGAGGGTCGTCGCGAAATCCTCGAAGACGTCGTAATGAATCCGGTTGCCCGGCTCGAGGCCGTCTCTCTCGATCGTCCGCAGGTCGACCAACGCCGCTTCCATGAGCGCGCGCAAGGCCGTCGCACCTTCAGGCGATCTGTCGCGCCACTCGGTCTGATAGTCGGGATATCCGACCTCGGTGGCCCACTCGGGATCGAGCCGCATCAGATCGTCCCAGGTGGACGCCAGCAGGGTCCGCAGCTCGGAGTCGGGGTCCGGTTCCTGAGCGCGCAGCGCCGCGCCGCCCAGAAGGAGGAAGGCGGCCAGGACGACGCCGATGATCCGGCTGCTGGGTTTACCTGTCGAACGCATCGTGGCGACTCCGGTCCAATGGTCGGGCCAGCTCCGGCAAGACGCCAACGTTGACGCGCGGCGCCCCACGGGGCAATGTGGTTCGGACGCAACATCAGGTTCCCCAGGCCTGACTCCCCGCTGGTCGATGGCCCTCGCAACGCCCCGGTTCGCCGGGTCCGTATTCACGCCACGAGATCCCGATTTCCAATCTTCCAATCAGGGAGAAGAGAAATGACGGCACTCGAACGCGCGCTGCCGCGCCCGCTCGCCACGCTGCTGGTACTAGCCGTAGTCGCTTCCGCCGCGCCTCTCCGGGCGCAGGACCCTCCCAAGCCGACGCTTGCGGGGCAGAAGGAGGCTGCAGATTCCGCCGAGGCGGAGGCACCGGCCTACTACATGATGAGCGGCTTCGTCGTGACCGCCGACCGACGCCCCGCCCGCAGCTTGATCGCCACCGGCAGGACCAGCGCGGGCTCGAACTCCGTCGCGGTCCGCTCGGATGGGACGTTCACCATTATCGTGCCGGCGGGCGACGGCCCGGTCGAGCTCATCGTGGACGCCGCCGACAAGACGAACCGCTGGTACTTCCCCGCCTGGGTGTCCGTGCGGGAGTCGAGGGTCAAGCGCAAGCAAGGCTTCGTGCTGGTACCGCGGGCGTGGCAGATCCCGGCGGGAAGGTACGCGGAGCAGTGGGTCGAGGTGAACCTCGACAAGTCCTTCGAACGGATAAGCCCGACGCGGTCGGAGTCCTTCTTCATGTGGCAGATCGACGGAAGCCTCGATGCCAAGTCCCGAGATCGACCCAACAGTTGGGGCCTGGAATCGCTTCCCATCCCCGTCGTTTTTGACCGCACGCGGTCCGCTGCGACGATCGAGCCGGTCGATTCGACCAAATTCTGGAACGTTCTCGATTCAATGGAGGAGGACTTCGGCCTGGACCTGTTCGTTCCATTCAGGGCCGAGGAACTCGCAGTAGATGACGAGGAGGAGAGGTCGGCGGATGAGGATCCGATAGTGGGGGATGACGAGGAAGATAGGCGCTCGGCCACCAGTCGAGCGTACGACGAGGCCGTCAGTGACAGCACCGGTGTGGCAGGTGTCGGCCGGCTCATCCGCGTGTGGGTTCCAGATGAGTTGAACCGTAGCACACTCGGCATGGCGAGCCGGCGCATGGATCAGGGTAAGATGAGCCGCGGCTGGGTCATGATCGCCAGGCGCCGGTGGTTCCGCGATCACGTGATCGTCAAGCACGAGTTCATGCACGCCCTCGGCTTCGGCCATACCTGCGCGTGGCCGTCCGCGGTGACCGGCCCCATGTGCTACAACATCGCGCTCGACAAGGCTTCGGAGTTCGACGTGGCACACGTGCAGCTCAGCCTGAACATCAACGCGCTGCAGCGAAGGACCGGCGCGCGCTACGGGGTCGTGGCCGCGTGGAACGGCCAGAAACGCGTAATGACGAGCACGCCGTGAGCGATCGCGAAGGGGCCCGCCGCCTTGACGGTCCGAGGGCGCCCGGCTAGCCTACCCACATGACGATGTCGAGCGCTTTTCCGGTGACCCGCGCGACCCCGGTACCCCAGCGGGGGGCCGGCGCCGGGAGGCACGCGGCCTGAGCCGCGGAGCGCTCGACCGGAGGCGGCCGCCCGGGAAGCCGGGCGGCCGTTTTTCATCCGGCGCGCGTCGGATTCGGGCGCGCGCTGCACGAAGCCCGACCAAGACAGGATGACGGTGAGCACGGACAGCATTCGCGTGACCCTGCCCGACGGGTCGGAGATGGAGATGCCGCGCGGCACGACCCCGCTGGAGGTGGCCGAGCGCATCGGGCCGCGGCTGGCCAAGGCGGCGCTGGTGGCGGTGGCGGGTGGGGAGGTCATCGACCTGTCGCGTCCCCTGGAGCGGGACGTGGAGCTCAAGATCATCACCGAGGGCAGCCAGGACGGCCTCGGGGTGCTGCGCCATTCGGCGGCGCACATCCTCGCCACCGCAGTGCGCGACGTTCGGCCGGGCGCGGGCATCGGCTTCGGCCCGCCCATAGAGGACGGCTTCTACTACGACTTCGAGGTGGACGAGCCGTTCACGCCGGACGAGCTCGAGCGTATCGAGGAACGCATGCGAGGCGTCGCCAAGCGTGGCGACGTATTCGAGCGTCGGATCGTGTCGATAGAAGAGGCGCGAGACCTGTTCGCCGATGATCCGCTGAAGCTCGAGCGCCTGGAGGAGTTCGGCGAAGACGACGTGATCACCGTCTATACGAACGGTCCCTTCATCGACCTGTGCCGGGGTCCGCACGTGCCGGGCACGGGCAGGGTCAAGCACTTCAAGCTGCTGTCCACGGCGGGCGCGTACTGGAGGGGCGACGAAAAGCGCCAGATGCTCCAGCGCATCTACGGGACCGCGTGGTTCAGCGACAAGGACCTGGCGGCACACCTCGAGCGACTGGAGGAAGCGAAGCGCCGGGACCACCGCAGGCTGGGCCGGGAGCTCGGGCTGTTCAGCGTGCACGAGGAGGTGGGACCGGGTCTCATCCACTGGCACCCCAAGGGCGGTCTGATTCGCCACACGGTGGAGGAGTTCCTCAAGTCGACGCTCTTGGAGCACGGCTATGATCTGGTCTACACGCCGCACATTTCCAGCGAGGCGCTGTTCGAACGGAGCGGCCACCTGCCGACGTTCGAGGACAACATGTTCGGGCCCATGGAGGTGGACGACCGACGCTACCGGGCGAAGCCCATGAACTGCCCCAGCCACATCCTGATCTACGCGTCGGAGAGGAGGTCGTACCGGGACCTGCCGATCCGGTACGCGGAGCTCGGCACCTGCTACCGCTACGAGCGCAGCGGGGTGCTGCACGGGATGATGCGGGTGCGGGGCTTCACGCAGGACGACGCGCACATCTTCTGCACGCCCGACCAGGTCGAAGGGGAGTTTCACCTCCTCCTGGACCTCGTCGAGGTCCTGCTGAGCACCTTCGGTTACAGCTACCGGCTGTTCCTGGCGACGCGGCCGGAGAAGGCCATCGGGGATCCAGCGGTCTACGACGGCGCGACCGAGCGGATCCGTGCCGTGCTGGAACAGCGAGGCGCGGAGTACCAAGTGGACGAGGGCGGCGGCGCGTTCTACGGGCCGAAGCTCGACGTGGTGCTGGTGGACGCGCTCGGCCGCGGCTGGCAGGGCCCGACCCTGCAGGTGGACTTCAACCTCCCCGAGAGGTTCGAGCTGGAGTACGTCGGCCAGGACAACGCGCCGCACCGGCCAGCGATGCTCCATCGCACGTTGCTGGGCTCCATGGAGCGGTTCATCGGCGGCCTGATCGAGCACTTCGCGGGCGCTTTCCCGCTCTGGCTGGCCCCCGAGCAGGTGCGCGTGCTGCCCATCAACGACGAGCTGGTCGATTCGGCCCGGGACCTCGTGGAGGCGCTGAAGCAGAAACGCATCCGCGCGAGCCTGGACGACCGCTCCGAAACCCTGGGCTACCGTATCCGCGACGCAGAAACC is drawn from Gemmatimonadota bacterium and contains these coding sequences:
- a CDS encoding undecaprenyl-diphosphate phosphatase — its product is MNALEAALLGLVQGLSEFLPISSSGHLVMAQWFLGVPAPGVVVEVVLHVATLLSVAVVYRRRLADLAAGLARREPEAWRYAGLLALASVPAAVVGLGFEDALERAFDAPAITGAMLLVTGAVLWSTAARSGGDSPIDASRALAMGVAQAFAILPGISRSGTTIAAGLWGRVDAERAAEFSFLMSMPAVAGAALLKTPEIGRSVGGAQGLALGAGFVVALVSGVVAIRSLLWLVRRRAFHTFAYYVWPAGLLFLLALWVRG
- a CDS encoding biotin--[acetyl-CoA-carboxylase] ligase codes for the protein MGSRIAADGRWEGRTGAEWRRVLGAPAVRARGVVGSTNDEARAWAGQGAPAGALVIADAQTDGRGRSGDKWWSPPGLSLYLSAVLRPARVPGAGAAVGVVSLRVGLALAAALEDAFSLDTRIKWPNDLLGPGGGKLAGVLCEAAFKADQLEYVIAGVGVNVGHDVASLPEEIRETATSVAHETGGAALRPALLTALAPRLAGLATAPLEPLSPEELLALDARDALKGRAVRVDGGPELVALGMDRGGALRVAHPSGAITLVQAGRVRPVQTRVGGGAHTRRLE
- a CDS encoding type III pantothenate kinase gives rise to the protein MILAIDVGNTDIACGLYAGSERRDAWRLATGALRSADEMALLISTMLQHRGFEPSAIHAASIGSVVPRVTGPLGEACTVLFQVEPLVVDATTPLPITLDVDEPLTVGADRIVNTLAVAQRFGEDTIVVDLGTATTYDCITRAGVFIGGVIAPGVQTSADALGKSAAKLPRFEPVRPERVIGRRTESCLASGLFWGAVDAIDGIVVRIREEWGREEVLTIATGGLATAIAPACRTVSRVEPWLTLEGLALAYEHARGKAR
- the groES gene encoding co-chaperone GroES, with the translated sequence MATVSATKITPLADRVVVKPLEETEEMRGGLYIPDTAKEKPQQGEVVAVGPGKVNDKGDRTPMEVKPGDRILYGKYSGTEITIDGDQVLILRESDVLAIVG
- the groL gene encoding chaperonin GroEL (60 kDa chaperone family; promotes refolding of misfolded polypeptides especially under stressful conditions; forms two stacked rings of heptamers to form a barrel-shaped 14mer; ends can be capped by GroES; misfolded proteins enter the barrel where they are refolded when GroES binds) translates to MAAKELEFNVDARSRLKKGVDKLAKAVKVTLGPKGRNVVLDRKFGSPTVTKDGVTVAKEVELEDAVENMGAQMVKEVATKTSDNAGDGTTTATVLAQAIFTEGLKNVTAGANPMAIKRGIDKAVEKVVEELHGVSTETKGKKEIAQVGAISANNDMEIGDLISDAMEKVGKDGVITVEEARGLETTLETVEGMQFDRGYLSPYFITDPERMEVVLEDPMILVHDKKIGAMKDLLPVLEKVAQMGKPLLIIAEDVEGEALATLVVNKLRGTLKVCAVKAPGFGDRRKAMLQDISVLTGGQVISEDVGFKLENTVLDDLGGAKRVVIDKDNTTIIDGAGDSEEIKGRIEEIRVAIDKSTSDYDQEKLQERLAKLSGGVAVINVGAATETEMKEKKARVEDALHATRAAVEEGIVAGGGVALLRAQGQLENFKLDTEDEQIGVVILRRALESPIRQIAANAGAEGSIVVERVRASKDANYGYNAQTDVYEDLVEAGVIDPTKVTRTALQNAASIAGLLLTTEAVVVEKPEAETAPAAGGMPGGMGGMY
- a CDS encoding DUF885 domain-containing protein; translation: MRSTGKPSSRIIGVVLAAFLLLGGAALRAQEPDPDSELRTLLASTWDDLMRLDPEWATEVGYPDYQTEWRDRSPEGATALRALMEAALVDLRTIERDGLEPGNRIHYDVFEDFATTLLAAPLTERVSVLSSYGYTSITQMDGVHHSVSRTLRSMPRRTVADYEAIVARVRGVGATIHGAMESLRTDLRAGVALPAVAFTAVPQQVTDLAPDEALSSPLMVAFTEIPESIDETDRRRLLAAAESAYREHLRPAFTELEAFLRDDYGPATRETIGLSDVPGGPGWYAQKVRTFTTTDMTPRQIHELGLAEVARIRAAMEEVIEDSGFEGTFQDFTHFLQTDPRFYYQTAEELLAGYRDISKRADPELVPLFGILPRMPYGVKAIPDFSAPTSTTAYYNSGAHASGRPAWFYANTYNLPARPKWEMEALSLHEAVPGHHLQISIAQELSDMPEFRRHVPYNAFVEGWGLYAETLGYDMGFYQDPYSRYGQLSYQMWRAVRLVVDTGMHSFGWTRQQAIDFFAENSGKAEHDIAVEIDRYIVWPGQALGYMVGKLKIEELRRRAEDRLGDDFDIRVFHDRVLENGAVPLSVLERHIDAWLESAAG
- the thrS gene encoding threonine--tRNA ligase, whose amino-acid sequence is MSTDSIRVTLPDGSEMEMPRGTTPLEVAERIGPRLAKAALVAVAGGEVIDLSRPLERDVELKIITEGSQDGLGVLRHSAAHILATAVRDVRPGAGIGFGPPIEDGFYYDFEVDEPFTPDELERIEERMRGVAKRGDVFERRIVSIEEARDLFADDPLKLERLEEFGEDDVITVYTNGPFIDLCRGPHVPGTGRVKHFKLLSTAGAYWRGDEKRQMLQRIYGTAWFSDKDLAAHLERLEEAKRRDHRRLGRELGLFSVHEEVGPGLIHWHPKGGLIRHTVEEFLKSTLLEHGYDLVYTPHISSEALFERSGHLPTFEDNMFGPMEVDDRRYRAKPMNCPSHILIYASERRSYRDLPIRYAELGTCYRYERSGVLHGMMRVRGFTQDDAHIFCTPDQVEGEFHLLLDLVEVLLSTFGYSYRLFLATRPEKAIGDPAVYDGATERIRAVLEQRGAEYQVDEGGGAFYGPKLDVVLVDALGRGWQGPTLQVDFNLPERFELEYVGQDNAPHRPAMLHRTLLGSMERFIGGLIEHFAGAFPLWLAPEQVRVLPINDELVDSARDLVEALKQKRIRASLDDRSETLGYRIRDAETHKLPYMAIIGGREAEAGTVAVRARGADAKQVVTGRDEFADALAQEIAEKRLPPGFTQGGEIG